The DNA window GACCCCATATTTAAACGTCCCCTACAACGGGAGAGCAGTTACTGAGTCACGTTAACGTCAGTGGAAAGGGGATCGACTCGCACGCACGAGACTGACGGGCATCCTGATCCAGCGTTATTCAGCTACGCCCGGGTGCGGATCCCGTACCGCAAACCTGGAAATGACTACCCAGGGTGTCCAGGGGTCGCTTGGGAAGCCAGCAGGCAAATGGCAGGAGGTACGTTTCCAGAAGAACGGACTGGGACGACGTTCGGGAACATGTCTGCGAGATGGGAGCCACGGCCAGTGACCACCTGTACAATTTTACGATACGGGACTTTCATTGTGTTATTGGAGGATCGAGGACCCCATCTTGGGCGGGCGAGGACCGGACAGGACTGGGTCCACAACCTGTCAACTCACAAGCCATTTAAACTGTTCCCCCCCAAGAGTAACCTGATTTGGAAACATCAAGTCATTGGCATGGTGGATCTCCTTTTGGCTGACAGATTTATGGATGCCGGAATTATCCATCTTATCTGCAGGTGGTTAGTTGAGGCGGTCTGCGCCTGTGGAGGTTTTGGCCGGCCCCGGTGAGCATGTGGCCCGGTGCGGTCCTTCTGGTCAAACGGGCATCACCAGACGAAAGCCTTGCAGTCTCTACACAGCCAGATAGCCCTTTAGTGGAAATCATTGTTTTACCATCACGGGGGGCAAAATATTCAATTCCTTCATGAGGCGTGCCTTTCCCATCTCTCTTAAGTCGCTGTACCTCACACGTCGGTGTGCGCAGACCTTAAAATAACTTGTGTATTTTTAGACTTGAACTCCCAAgcaaatcttcattttatttgtTCCATAATTAATAAGGACTCAGATCAGCTGCCAAAACAAACTCCCGTGAAGCTGCTCTGACTCCTCACACGGACTCGAGGCAGTCGCAGCACATGCGTTTCGTGGAGCGCCATCAAACAACTTTGCCGGAATAAGAAAGCTATTATAAACTGCATATGAATTAGATCTGCCAACTTAAAACCTTTTACTACAGCTATAATGATCAAGTCAAGAAATCTGTACATAGAGCTGTTAGAACTGAATCCTAATTTGTTACTGATGGGGCTCATTGGGGCTGTGACCaaaaggtggatggatggaacagtTTCCTGTAAATTAAGAGACGATCGTTTGTCATGTGTAtgtccagattttttttttaagcagtaAAGTTTCCAGCTACTCAAAGCAGCCAAATTAGAGAGGTCATGATTGGGTCTGTATAACATGGGCGTGTTTTTTAATCATCTAAACCAAATAAAGATGCCAGTTGCAGTAGCTTATAAGGGGTCGTCGTGGTTACTGGTGTCCTTTGGCCTCGAGTGTTTTCTTCTTCCTGAGGAAAGGGGACTGTTCTGGCAATCAGGCTTGGCCCTCCATAGCTGGGGATGGAGGACATATTGTAACAGGTTCGATTGAAAACTATCTCAGAGGGAAGGTGCTTCAAAAATCACTCCAGTTTAATTGCAGAtgaattttctctttttttggggtcatgtatgcccccccccaaagggcGTTGGCCCACCCAGCGACAGCTGCCTATGCGGATGACCCTAGGGCGCATATCCAGGGTTTCCTGTAGCTTCTCTCTCCAAAGAGCCCACCCACTACGTGCTGTAGGAGAGTAAATCTGATCTGATGCACTTCTCCCAGCCCACCCCTGGAGGCACAGAAAGCTGCCATCTTAATTTGGTGCACTGGACTCTGCTAGTCGCAGTGACATCAGCTGTCCACTAGGGGCAGCGCCAGACGATCAGAAAAGTCTCGCCCTATATTAAGGCTTCTCCGTGCGTTCTGTTGTTCCGTCTCATCTGGGGACTGCAAGCCCTCGTTATATTCCAAGGATGTAGCTACTGTCATGTCATGGAATCAGGACTCACAgaggtgcaaaaaaaaaaaaaaaaaaccactgaTTTCTGTCCGGCACAGTAAAACCCCGCCAGGCACGTTTTATTGATCGTCATGGCGACCTTGCAGGGAATCGAGGTCATGGCAACTGCCCTGACAACTGGGGCACCGGCGTGCATTCAGCCAGCCGTATCGTGTGACCGCGACCCCAGGGTCTGGGGCTTTCAGCGCCAACGCACCGTGGGTGGGGGGAGCGGATCATGTTGCACAGAGGCTCCTCTGGTCATTATCTGGATGGGACTTACAGCAGGCCCCGCcccatctctcccccccccctccccatcctgtAAATTGTGCTGGGGTGTTCCCAAATCGCCACGGCAACCGGCTTGTCGGAGAAAGGTACGTATCACGGACCTCCCGCCTTCGTACGTATCACGGAGCCTCCCTGCTCGTCTGGGCAGGGAGAAAAGAGTGGAGCAGCAAGCGGTGGGAGAGGCCAAGATCGGACGGAGGAAGGCACACCGGACACCAGCACAGCAGGCCAGCGGGAAAATCCACTCACCGACTACTGCTATCGGCCACAGACGCAGGGATAAGAAGGGCACAGTGTGTCCAATCAGAGATTAAAGCTTTACCCCTTTGCTGTTTTTTAACCTCTCGCTAGGACCTCAAGGACACTGAGGATTTATGTATCTAGAAATCAATAATATTTGCTTCTGAATCCCAGGTAAATTCAGAGGTCaggaattttatttatgaaaagctaaaaaaaaaaaaaaaaaaaatcaattcaccatATTCCTGATCTTTATCTTTAAAAGATGATCAAACAGTCCAGCTTGCATTTATACTCCTGAACTAAAAGCTCAAAAGCTGTTGCAAAAAAATTAACCTTGACGCCTCTATAAAAGCCTGGCGTCTAAGGAACACGCATGaaggaaaaaatacatttacacgTATAAACATTCTGTGTGTCTGATAATTGGCACTGCCGGTTTACTGTGTGGAAATAATAAATTCCTGGATAAATTTCGCTTAGACAAACTGTCCTTGGCTCTGTTAAAGACAAGTCCATTATTGagacacagcgccccctgctgcttgTCGTTGGCTCTGCAGGGTCATTTCTTGGGCACCCCTTCAGAGTAGTCCTCCAGCACCCCGGAGAGGTGGTCGTTGTGCGTCTTGAAGCGCCTCTTCTGACTGCCTGGCTTCTTTCTTTTCTGTATCGGCATCTGCGATGAGGAATCGGGGTGTTTACAAGTCGCTCGAAGGGAGCAGATCTGGGGCAATCGCATTTAATACTCATGAATCCTTTTGTGCCAGAGAGCCCAGTCGTTGCACAAACCGGTTTCTTTGGTCCAGTGTCCTGCATGGAGGAGATGCCCTGTCTCTTCAGGTAATCCTCGATGTTCTCCTCGTCCATGCAGTCCACGGGAATGCTACGCCACAGTTTCTGGAATTCTGTCAGGGAAAATGCAGCTCCGCCGTGAATCTACACCCTGCACACCACACCAAGGGCTCTTCCGGCAGACAAACATGCATCAGGCACCTGAGCAGACCTATCCTGCTCCTCACAACCGAGACCGCCTTGCTTTACAGATAGGCCGCCTTGCTTTACAGAGAGGCCGCCTTGCTTTACAGATAGGCCGCCTTGCTTTACAGATAGGCCGCCTTGCTTTACAGATAGGCCGCCTTGCTTTACAGATAGGCCGCCTTGCTTTACAGATAGGCCGCCTTGCTTTGCAATACCAGaagcttttaatttttttacagcCTAATCCTTACAACAGACACCTATAGTCCGGCACTCTTACAAGAGAAATTGTTCTGTAGAAAGTATTATTCTTCTGTTATGCTGCATCTGGggtcagaaggtcgccggttcaaatcccagggtttgcagaatgatgtcaccattgTGCCCTTGAGGAAGACCTTTAACCCCTATGTCTCCAGTGACTTGTCTGACcccgctttggataaaagcgtatGTAAAATAAGTTTAATGCCGGCCGCTCACCTTCATCCACGACAAACTGGCAGTGCTTGTCATTGTAGAACAGGATCTTCTTTTTGTCGGGCCGCGTCACAAATATGATCTGGTCACcgagggcctgggggggggaccGAAAGCACGGCCTTAGCTCAGGGCAGCGGGAGGGGCGCGGCCCCGGCCGCCGTCAATCGCGCACGCACCTTGATGGCCTTGTGCGCATTGGGCAGCCCCTCCTCCACGTCCTCCAGCAGCAGCCCCCCCAGGCCCAGCTGGTCGTGCTTGTCCAGCAGACGCAGCAGCGCCTTCTTGTCCTTCAGCGGGTGCTTGGGCTTGAAGCCGTACTTCCCATCACGCACCTCGATCTTGGGGTTGCAGGCCAGGGCCTGCGTCGAGAAGCAGACACggagggccggggggggggggggggggaaagggggtGAACTAACCAGCTGTCTCCGCACTGAGAGACACTGCTAACTTAGCTCGGTTAGCACAATAACTGGGCCTAATGCAccttgaataaaagcatctttGAATAAAATGCAATTTCCCGTTCATTTCCTTGACGTTTGAACAACACGAAACTAACTTGTGgcaaagtaaacaaaaaaaaccttctcaggaaaaaaaaaatccgcaTTAACGACtctaaaataaaaagcagtgaattcagccatgcccccccccccattgcagtGACATGGatcacaaacaaagcattttagccCCCCCTAGTGGAGATatcatgcatttaaaaatatgctAGATTTACATTCCCTTGCTCAGATCGGGCCAGTGTTTCAAAGCAGTTGTTATCCATGCATATGGTTGGATATGATAATGAAGAAATTTAGGTCAAGCGCTTGGAAGAGGGCCCTTCCATCAGCACCAATAACCTCTGGGGTACGAGTTCCACATTTGGATACTATCCTATTAGCATGGACACTGACAGCCGCATACAGAATGTTTACAAGCTAAGTGTCTTTGGTATACAGCctacgagaaaaaaaaaagaaagaaagcattACGGCCAAACAATCAATTGCTTGGATTACGCATCAGCTACACATGCGTCATTGGAAGgcagcactggggggggggcggcgcggggggggggggtgggggggttaaatTTAGGCCAGCCCACCTCGATCACGAGCCACTGTTTCTGCTTCACACTGATATCCAGCAGCTTAGTCTCGTCCAGTATCTCCTCCAGGGTCAGATGGTGCGTGTCGCCGTGCTGGTGCCGTGTCTGTGCAGGTGGCAGGCGGGGGTGTTAGGAGGGCCAGCCGGGGGTCGGGGCccaaggtggggggggagaaaaTCACACTTGCTGCCAAATACGATTTTTACTTTCAGGCAAATTTGCAGGCCGGGCCAGCGATGGTCACAGTGTGACCTACCAATAAGATTGGAACTCCAAGGTTTGACAGCCGAAAGGACCACAGATACACAAATGGGACCCGGCCTTTCACTGACCTTCATGTAGTTGACGATTTTTGCCAGCACTCCGAATTTGTACCCCGAACTCCCAGATAAGGCTTTCAGGTTGAATGATCCATTGCTCTTGTCTGAAATAAAAGCACAAGCCAAAAACGCAGTTCGGTGACTTATGCAGCGAATGGTAATTATTAATGCAATACAGGCATACAAAACAGATTTTGGGGTTGGAAGAGCAATCTGTGGAAATTCAATATCGAAATAATTCGGGGATTTGAAATGGCTGGATTTCAAGCAAAGCCCATTTTATGAGTTGTGACCCCCCAGTGCAGGGGCGGGGCAAGGGTTCGACTGAAGGTACCGGCGTATTGATGCTGTGTGACTGATAGGGGCTGTCATACACCAGTCGCCATCAGAGCCGGGCTCATCCAGTCAGGCCTTTTCCGCATCAAACAGCCCGCTGGCTCGCAGACGAGCAGCAGACCGCGATAGCGCTCGCAGACGAGCGGCGGACCGCTATAGCGCTCGCAGACGAGCGGCGGACCGCGACAGCGCTCGCAGACACCTCCACGTTTGTTTATGAGGGCCTTTCCGGAGAGGTAACTGCTGAGTCCATGTGATCCGGCCCTTTAAggcagaggaggagctgggggggggggggaggtgtcgTGGCGCTGTCAGAGTGCAGCACACTCTCAGAGCCCCCAGCTGAACCCAGGAGCAGACTGCACACCACAAGTTgaatctgtctgcctgcctgtacCCTCCCCCACCTCACAGCAGTCTACTCCTCACCAATGCTCCCCCACTCCACCTACCCCAACCCCCGCCCCACTCCGTGCAGAAAACAGATGCGCGTAGAGCGGTTTATTCCTCAAGCCAGTCCCTCCAGGACCACCAGACgatagggagctgggagggagcaaagacgTGGGCCGTCTGGGAGTCCCCACGGACCGGGCTGAGAGACACCGATGTAAAGGATGGGCTGTAAAAATGGCTCAGCGAGGGAAAGCTAATCACAGGTAGGGGAGCCGCTGGATGTAACTGTGTCGCTCACTGCCAGGGCGGATCGGCACTTAACTATGGATAAGCAGGAACGTACTGAGACGGCAATGTCCGCGGATCCAGTCCTCAGAGGCTACGTCTGATTCGCGGGTTGCTGAGGGAGGTACACCACAGCATGGTCCCCCAGCCGACCCCCACCACCAGCGAGAACAACGCACACAGCCAGTGAACTCATGAATTATTCAGGTTGTGGGAGGGTGCTGCTGTTTTATGCTGATGAgcgcggagggggggggggggcggggggttgggggaggttCAGCAGAGGATGGGCGGTCCGTCTGTTGCGCGTGAGGTGGGCCAATCGCGGCTCTGTGCCGTCTGAGAGGAGCCCGACATCCAGGCcgctggggaggggggaagagagacagCCTTCTTTTCCTCCAGCATCCCGGCCGACGAAGACACAGGTACGTCTGCACGCTCCCTCCTGAGGTTGGCCAGTCGCTGCACGCCGCCGTCCGCCACGTCGCTCACACACGGAGCCgcgctcgctcgctcgcccctgctgtttatttactcctttgtttatttatttatttatcgcAGAAGGCATGACGTCATAGTTTCATACTAGTTACCCTGGAAGTTTGTCTTGCTTGTCACACCACCAGTCTATATCGCTgcttattttaataatatttactGAAGGGAGGATAAAGAAAGAATATAAGCCGAAGCATATAGCTGGGTAGGAAAGAGGCTGGTATGTAGAATAGTCAGGTGCAGGCGAGCGTCGGAGGCGTGGCGAAAGTCAGACGGGGACAGCAGCGTCCTGAGGGGCGCGTCCGTGTAGAAATGAGCGAGCTGCCGTGGCCAGGCAAGGCGATGCGgcgtttgggggagggggactccTACTGCCATCTGCCCACGTGTGGCAGGCaaagtgggtggggggtggttctGAGAACCGGAGCCGGAAGGCGTGGCTAGCCAGGGATGCGGCGGCACGCGTCTAAGACGTCCCGGTCGGAGGCTCGCGGGCACTGAAGgcctttcccagaatgcccGTCCGTGACTCACATCCGCTTGTTTACCAGGGTGTCCTGGCACCGGGCTGCATGTTCAGCCTGCCGCCCCTCCCCGCTTCGTGCTCCTCGCACGGACATCCCCGGCTTTCCGGTGGGGATGCCATGCCAGGCCGGTCCGGATCACGTTTCCGAGGCGCGACCGCCGCAGTGCCAGACCGGAATCCCGATAGGGGGTCCAGATGGAGAGGTGAATCGTGAAGCCGTGCGCCCATCGGAGCGTGTGCACGCGCGCGACGCTTGGCGTGATCGCTTCATTAACGGTTGATGGTTTCGGGCCGCGGTCAGCAGATTAAGGGAAACACAAAAAGCCCGACTCTCACTGCGCCTCCGTGAGGGTGCCAGAGCCAGGACACCAAGAAGATCCCAAAGCAGAGCTGAACCCACATGTAagctgaaaactgctaaacagaCACTTATTTATGCATCCCTTCGTTGTTGAAACTAATGACGATGCCTCCGAAATGCTTTGTAAAATTCGTAAACATTGGACTGTTTATTTTCACATATAAATCCAAAATGCTCATCCTAAAtgcagtggggaaaaaaattacaattcCTGTACCATTGCAACATTCTAGTTCAGGGGTCACTGACATGGcgcccgcgggcaccaggacGCCCCCTAGGACCACaagtcgcccgcggacctgttctaaaaatagcacaactcaccagcgagcagcatctaaaatttaattgtatcctgttgctattcttctttaatcataatttgcatttatatagatttgaaaattacaatatctaaaaaaaaaaaaaagcatctaaaacatgtttattatacatgaagtatAGAAGAgcgtttcaaactggcagcccttcgtatggctcagtacccgtgacgtagctctcagtttcaaaaaagttggtgacccctgttcTAGTTGGTATCTAGAGCGTTGCCCGTCATGTGGTGCCGCCCGTCATGTGGTGCCCGTCACGTGGTGCCTCATTACGAAGCTGTCCcagtaagggacggggacaccaCCAACAGAATCCAGATTACACCCACAAATGGCTattctcattacagtcaagctACTATACTTTACAATTTTCATTCTACTCCTTAAAAAGCATGAACAGAAGGCCGTgttaactggaaaaaaaaaaatcaggtgaGGTGCCTCAGGTAGCAAACACTTGATGAGAATTTAATTTACACAGATCATTTTAACAAGGCGCTGTACAGAACAATTAGGGAGCAAAAAACAGCCAAAACCCAAATCGCAGAGTTTAATTCCAGGCTGCTTCTTTAGGATCTAAACACTTATAACAATATGATACAAGGAGCGTATATCACCGTCAGTAACCTACTGTAAGTGGTTAATTCATCTGtccacccccacaccccaggGACACCAAGGAGACCCTAGAAGCGATGACTGGTCACAACGCCAGCCAAGCCTTGCACCcagcagtgccccctgctggcgcaGCACTGCAGGTGCAGGAGGCGTACCCCTTCCATGACAGCTGGAACGTAGCCTGCTTCGTCATCCTGCTGCTCTTCGCATTAACAGTCGTGTCACTGGCGGTCCTGGCCGCACTCTATGAGCTGCTGGACTGCGGCTGCTGTGCAAAGGGCAAGACGGCACGCCAGCTACGGGAAGAGCCCGGCCCCTTCCGCACCGTGGTGGAGAGTATGCACAAGCGCCATGTGGAGGTAGTCTAAAGGTTGGGTcctcccaccagcagggggagccctcCTGTGCAGACTGTTCCCCTCCCACACGTGGCTGGAGTCGCGGTCATTTCTGTTAAAAGCACATCTCTCAATGAGGAATCTGTGTGGATGGAATACAGAACATTCCCTCCTGTGGACCAGGGTCTCCTTCTGGGATAATCGACACAGACTGCATAAATCATCATCTACCAAAAGCGAATTACCATCCCCTCTAATCTCCCAAAGATGAAATAAcactaattattatatttttgcGATGAACTAAACCGTCATGCAGATTTGAAGCCTGGATacctaaaaacaaaacaattacaGTCTTgcatgttccttcctcaccatccAGCCTTAAATGCTGCATTTACATAAAGGCATGATGCCCGAAAAAATTTAACATTCACCTGCGAGAGGATGCTGTCACAGCGGCCCAGAAATCAGAGACACCACCCCATGCCTCAGATTTTCAGCATTTTGTCATAAAAACGAGGGTTACACAGCTATCATTTATGTCTACATTTCAAAGGACATTTCAGAGAGGCAACTGCAATGAAAAGATGAATATCACGGATGATCATCATTACATTTACCGGACCTAGATTGTTGCTGAAACATTTAAGCCTAAACCATTACTGGTACCATCTGTTGTAGAACTGATTACACATTCTATTTGCTATTTTGCCTTTGTAGATACCAAACTTcactttatttgtttaattttttttttttacacaaaacagaaaaattTCCCCGCCCCTGTTGTGGTACATATCTGCATTTAATTTAGTCTTAAAGTATAGTACGACATTCTTATATTTGCCTTAATACCTTGTAAACGTCATTAAAATACCAACAGTGTTGACTTGCGACTCAAATCGTGCCTGATCATTTGAATCTATGACTAAAGTTACACTGCAGTCCTTCAGCTTTAAATCATTCTTTCAGTACCTGAgaacaaataaacaaagaatCCACTTCAAAACACTCAGCACTTGACACGTCTATCATGCCAAGCTGGCTTACAGTACTAAAGATGCACTTAAGTGGCATTCGTATCCGGGAGGATGTTGTTATTGTGGATACACTGGGTCAGGAATACATCTGTCACATGCTTCTCAGAGGATGTTTGTGAGGAAATGCATGGCTCTATTTGAAATAAATTAGATTATTCATTTTCTGCAGGACAAAATTCAGAAATCACAAAGCCCATAACAGCATGAAACATTAAGAATCATTACTGATGCTTGACTGGTGTTACGTCGTTCTTCTATATAGACCTGAGTCAGTCATGGTCTAATTATGTTACAATGCACTGCACTGATTCATTCCATGGTACAGTCAGTGGTCTATTCTCcgtcaaaacaaaaaaagtgtgTGTCATTCCTTCCAAATTCTTTTATCTAAAAGTGCGGGGAAACTGTCTTGTATCGCCCCAAGTGGCCTTCTAAAGGACTTACCGGTTATCAGAATGAATACGTTTTAGAAATACATTGTCAATCAGTATTCCATAACGGCTTATGTAATGGAAAAATGTGACATATGAGAGGGTAACATTTGGACAGACATCAGATGGACGCAATAATCCCATAATGAATATCAAACATATCTGTACAACACAGCACGAGTGAAGCAATTAAGCATCAAAACTCATAAGACAGCATTCAGCATCATCAAGCTGGACCAGGACAAGGGGGTATACTTATACACGGCAAACCATACACCTATATCATCATCAGACATCCCAACTTAGGAAACTAATTTCAGGGAGGTAGCGGAGGGACAAACGGGTGGGCTGCTGGCTAAGCTTGGGCCCTATGACGGTAATATTTTCGGTCGAAATTACCGCAACACTCCCATCGAACTTTACTGGGAAATACTGGAACAGCTGTGCTTCTTAAAATATCACGAAAATACTGTATAGTGTAGTATAGTGTCTGGATGGTATTAAAAAGTTGATACTGCCCAACCCTAGTGCTGGCGGGGGCCATGGGGGGGTGCCAGCAGGAAAACATGCCAACCGGATGGTGTGGGTTTGTGGCGATACTATTTATTGCAGGGTAGTTTTAGTGCTGCTGAATAGCGGAGCGATAGATTTCCAGGACACTGGTCGTCATTTGAGGGTGTCAGGGAGCAGCTGTGAATTTCTGGGTGTCCCGGAACTTCCAGAAGAGGCAGGGTCATCATACACATACATTCCAGTAGTTAGAATAATAACATAAAGGAAATTCAT is part of the Paramormyrops kingsleyae isolate MSU_618 chromosome 25, PKINGS_0.4, whole genome shotgun sequence genome and encodes:
- the LOC111853074 gene encoding general transcription factor IIE subunit 2-like, translating into MDPALLRERELFKKKALSTPTVEKRPASSESSSSKKKKAKVDREGSTGSKHSSDKSNGSFNLKALSGSSGYKFGVLAKIVNYMKTRHQHGDTHHLTLEEILDETKLLDISVKQKQWLVIEALACNPKIEVRDGKYGFKPKHPLKDKKALLRLLDKHDQLGLGGLLLEDVEEGLPNAHKAIKALGDQIIFVTRPDKKKILFYNDKHCQFVVDEEFQKLWRSIPVDCMDEENIEDYLKRQGISSMQDTGPKKPMPIQKRKKPGSQKRRFKTHNDHLSGVLEDYSEGVPKK
- the smim18 gene encoding small integral membrane protein 18 isoform X1; this encodes MAQRGKANHRDTKETLEAMTGHNASQALHPAVPPAGAALQVQEAYPFHDSWNVACFVILLLFALTVVSLAVLAALYELLDCGCCAKGKTARQLREEPGPFRTVVESMHKRHVEVV
- the smim18 gene encoding small integral membrane protein 18 isoform X2, translating into MDTKETLEAMTGHNASQALHPAVPPAGAALQVQEAYPFHDSWNVACFVILLLFALTVVSLAVLAALYELLDCGCCAKGKTARQLREEPGPFRTVVESMHKRHVEVV
- the smim18 gene encoding small integral membrane protein 18 isoform X3; protein product: MTGHNASQALHPAVPPAGAALQVQEAYPFHDSWNVACFVILLLFALTVVSLAVLAALYELLDCGCCAKGKTARQLREEPGPFRTVVESMHKRHVEVV